In the genome of Clostridiales bacterium, one region contains:
- the cdaA gene encoding diadenylate cyclase CdaA, which translates to MVDFIQKLNIINVGNTGEMISLVLDCLIVSYIVYKIITIVRETRAWQLLKGVIIIFVAAKVTRILGLKVTSDILNSAISYIALAFVVLFQPELRRTLEKIGNSKWGDFFNISTKNEDILLKKKLMIEEIVQAVSNLSKSSTGAIIIYERETKLGEIINTGTKLDACVSSDLLENIFIPNTPLHDGAVVIRDTRIIAAACILILTNSKEIGKRLGTRHRAAMGITEISDCLAITVSEETAEISFYMNGKMYHAISTEALKEYLSKVLLEGELNYVEDKYSIIHSFRGVRRGK; encoded by the coding sequence ATGGTTGATTTTATTCAAAAATTAAACATAATAAATGTTGGGAACACAGGTGAAATGATATCGCTTGTGTTAGATTGCTTGATAGTGTCATATATTGTGTATAAGATAATAACAATAGTAAGAGAGACAAGGGCGTGGCAGCTTTTAAAAGGTGTAATTATAATATTTGTGGCAGCTAAAGTCACTAGAATATTGGGTTTAAAAGTGACTTCAGATATTTTAAATTCAGCTATTTCGTATATAGCGCTCGCCTTTGTGGTTTTATTTCAGCCTGAATTGAGAAGAACCCTAGAAAAGATAGGCAACAGTAAATGGGGTGATTTCTTTAACATAAGTACTAAGAATGAGGACATACTACTAAAGAAAAAGTTAATGATAGAAGAAATAGTACAAGCTGTATCCAACTTGTCGAAATCATCGACTGGCGCAATAATTATTTATGAAAGAGAAACAAAATTAGGGGAAATAATAAACACAGGAACAAAATTAGATGCGTGTGTTTCGAGTGACTTATTAGAAAATATATTTATTCCTAATACTCCATTGCATGATGGAGCCGTAGTTATAAGAGATACTAGAATAATAGCTGCAGCATGTATTTTAATACTCACCAATAGTAAAGAAATAGGTAAGAGGTTAGGTACTAGGCATAGAGCTGCGATGGGAATTACAGAGATTTCAGATTGTTTAGCTATAACAGTTTCAGAAGAAACAGCTGAGATTTCATTTTATATGAATGGTAAGATGTATCATGCTATATCTACAGAGGCTTTGAAGGAATATTTATCGAAAGTACTTCTAGAAGGTGAATTAAATTATGTTGAAGATAAATATTCAATAATTCACTCATTTAGAGGTGTTAGACGAGGGAAATAA
- the rpmF gene encoding 50S ribosomal protein L32, with amino-acid sequence MANPKRKWSKARTGKRRSQWKLSVPNLVKCPQCHELKLPHRVCRACGYYNGKEVITIKKAANE; translated from the coding sequence ATGGCAAATCCAAAGCGTAAATGGTCTAAAGCTAGAACTGGAAAGAGAAGATCTCAATGGAAACTCAGTGTTCCTAATCTAGTTAAGTGTCCACAATGCCACGAATTAAAGCTTCCACATAGAGTGTGCAGAGCTTGCGGTTATTATAATGGGAAAGAAGTTATAACAATAAAAAAAGCAGCAAATGAATAG
- a CDS encoding patatin family protein, with the protein MKVALVLEGGAMRGLYTAGVLDVFMNNNIVVDAVIGVSAGALFGVNYISNQAGRALRYSKKYLNDKRYMGFYSLITTGDIMNKDFCFNELIYKLDRFDFESFKNSKIDFYATVTNLNTGEAEYIKINDLDDGHNLEYLRASGSMPLVSNIVKIDKNEYLDGGIADSIPVKKARKLGYDKIIAVLTRPEGYKKKKSNCFLYNIVYSKYPKFVETVKKRYKNYNNTIDYINSCKREKSIFVIRPTKDLKVKRLEKNIIKVENLYNLGVLDAQKALENLKKYLGLC; encoded by the coding sequence TTGAAAGTTGCGTTGGTTTTAGAAGGCGGAGCAATGCGTGGTTTATATACTGCAGGTGTGTTAGATGTTTTTATGAACAATAACATAGTTGTTGATGCCGTTATTGGGGTTTCTGCCGGAGCGTTGTTTGGAGTAAATTACATATCTAATCAAGCGGGAAGGGCGTTAAGATATAGTAAAAAATATTTAAATGATAAACGGTACATGGGTTTTTATTCATTGATTACCACAGGTGATATCATGAATAAAGATTTTTGTTTTAATGAACTTATATATAAATTAGATAGATTTGATTTTGAATCTTTTAAGAATTCTAAAATTGACTTCTATGCAACAGTTACAAACTTAAATACAGGAGAGGCAGAGTACATAAAAATAAATGATTTAGATGATGGACATAATTTAGAATATCTAAGAGCCTCAGGTTCCATGCCATTAGTGTCTAATATAGTTAAAATTGATAAAAACGAGTATTTAGACGGTGGTATTGCAGATAGCATTCCTGTTAAAAAAGCACGTAAGTTAGGTTACGACAAAATTATTGCGGTATTAACCAGACCAGAAGGTTATAAAAAGAAAAAATCAAATTGTTTTTTGTATAATATTGTATATAGTAAATATCCTAAATTTGTAGAAACCGTAAAGAAAAGGTATAAGAATTATAACAATACTATTGATTATATAAACTCTTGTAAGAGAGAAAAGAGTATTTTTGTTATAAGACCTACAAAAGATTTAAAAGTTAAGAGATTAGAAAAAAACATTATAAAGGTAGAAAATTTATATAATTTAGGTGTACTTGACGCTCAGAAGGCGTTGGAAAACTTAAAAAAATATCTTGGTTTGTGTTAA